A stretch of Arachis hypogaea cultivar Tifrunner chromosome 15, arahy.Tifrunner.gnm2.J5K5, whole genome shotgun sequence DNA encodes these proteins:
- the LOC112748645 gene encoding uncharacterized protein, which produces MTISKALCDLGASINLMPSSLVKKLRMKEVKPVQISLELVDKSVVYPRGIVENLLVKVDRFIFPADFVILESDEDDSDSIILGRPFLATARAIVDVEKGELTLGYMMKVSH; this is translated from the coding sequence ATGACTATCAGCAAGGCGCTGTGTGACCTAGGGGCTAGTATTAATCTGATGCCCtcctctctagtgaaaaagctgCGCATGAAAGAAGTGAAACCAGTACAGATATCTTTAgaattggtggacaaatcagtAGTGTACCCAAGGGGTATAGttgagaaccttctagtcaaAGTAGACAGATTcatttttcctgctgattttgtgatcTTGGAATCTGATGAGGATGATAGTGACtctattatactgggaaggccattcttggccactgctagggccattGTAGACGTAGAAAAAGGAGAGTTGACCTTAGGCTACatgatgaaagtgtcacactga